A DNA window from Oscillatoria sp. FACHB-1406 contains the following coding sequences:
- the hpsL gene encoding hormogonium polysaccharide biosynthesis protein HpsL: MVKSKSKKKSKQKGKQKPEEPALSRQELAILKRKKKAATQKLLSTVGICVVCALLLGVPIALSVDPKIGIAVGGGLPIFYLCYQYPRSALWFFLIYMPFGGTITYWLAGGNALFQLAKDAFYIPALIALAIRAKQKKQPVMLPKEAIPTFSLLLICALMTLFLVNGLLQFSPKKDGIPFAQGVLGLKVLIGYVPLIFCAYHLIETKKELLWVTRLHTILAIICCSLCLVQYQMLKSGSCKGTEGLGVEGDDLFKASLEAKCFVGGALTYSPSHNQIRLPGTFVSPWHWGWFLIANSALTFVSAFCDPTFIWRLVGMAGMALVFICSAISGQRIATLLVPVIIVILLVLTGQVANLKRFLPIGIGLGIVLTIAAITNPTLIEERIASTQSRVEASPPQSFITEQFGWAIKQQRGFFGRGLGKATNSTRMFGKAALVETYHPKLLYEMGWPGLISFLIFTAHLSFICFVKYRSVKDKSLRSFASGFWVFVLIISFFPYWYPLDTDPVCVYYWFLIGAIVKMPEIDKQEQKKLKEIQLNESREAKSKTLPKRS; the protein is encoded by the coding sequence AAAAAGAAGGCAGCGACTCAAAAACTGCTAAGTACGGTAGGAATTTGCGTTGTTTGCGCCCTTCTTTTAGGGGTTCCTATTGCCCTCTCCGTGGATCCCAAGATTGGGATTGCAGTGGGCGGCGGACTGCCCATTTTTTACCTTTGCTATCAATACCCGCGATCGGCGCTTTGGTTTTTTCTCATTTATATGCCCTTTGGCGGAACCATAACTTATTGGTTAGCTGGTGGAAATGCCCTTTTTCAACTTGCCAAAGATGCCTTTTATATTCCCGCTCTGATCGCTTTAGCAATTCGTGCCAAACAAAAGAAGCAGCCTGTTATGCTTCCTAAAGAAGCAATCCCGACTTTTTCGCTGCTTTTAATTTGCGCGCTGATGACTCTATTTTTGGTCAATGGGTTATTGCAATTTTCACCGAAAAAAGATGGGATACCCTTCGCTCAGGGAGTTTTAGGGTTAAAAGTTTTAATTGGTTACGTGCCGCTGATTTTTTGTGCGTATCACTTGATTGAAACGAAAAAAGAACTATTGTGGGTAACTCGCCTCCATACGATTCTTGCCATTATTTGCTGTAGCCTTTGCTTAGTACAGTATCAAATGCTAAAAAGTGGAAGCTGTAAAGGCACTGAAGGGCTAGGAGTGGAAGGAGATGATTTATTTAAAGCAAGTTTGGAAGCCAAATGCTTTGTTGGGGGTGCATTAACTTATTCGCCATCTCACAATCAAATTCGCTTGCCTGGAACCTTTGTATCGCCTTGGCACTGGGGTTGGTTTTTAATTGCTAATTCTGCCTTAACTTTTGTCTCTGCTTTCTGCGATCCGACCTTTATCTGGCGACTTGTCGGAATGGCAGGAATGGCATTAGTCTTTATTTGTTCGGCAATCTCAGGTCAGCGTATTGCTACACTTTTAGTCCCCGTTATTATCGTCATTCTGTTAGTTTTAACCGGGCAAGTTGCTAACCTCAAACGCTTTCTACCAATTGGAATCGGGTTGGGTATCGTTTTAACAATTGCAGCTATTACTAATCCCACTCTTATTGAAGAACGAATTGCCAGCACGCAAAGTCGGGTAGAAGCATCCCCCCCTCAATCTTTTATTACCGAACAGTTTGGTTGGGCGATCAAACAACAAAGAGGATTTTTCGGTCGAGGCTTAGGTAAAGCAACCAATTCAACGCGAATGTTCGGGAAAGCGGCATTAGTTGAAACTTATCACCCAAAACTTCTTTATGAAATGGGATGGCCGGGTTTAATTTCATTTTTAATTTTTACGGCACATTTATCTTTTATTTGCTTTGTCAAGTATCGTTCGGTAAAAGATAAAAGTTTACGAAGCTTTGCTTCAGGCTTTTGGGTGTTTGTTTTAATTATTAGCTTTTTTCCATATTGGTATCCTCTCGATACCGATCCAGTTTGCGTTTATTACTGGTTTTTAATTGGAGCGATTGTAAAAATGCCAGAAATCGATAAACAAGAACAGAAAAAACTCAAAGAGATTCAACTGAATGAGAGTCGAGAGGCAAAATCAAAAACGCTCCCTAAAAGATCGTGA
- the hpsN gene encoding hormogonium polysaccharide biosynthesis glycosyltransferase HpsN: MNVPLISVIIPTYGREVVLRDTLMDVIEQDYPNYEVIVVDQTPTHEAETETVLQQLADAGKIQWFRVNWANLPGARNYAVRRAKGEILLFIDDDVKLPPGYLQAHARNFVERPEVGVVAGRVFDRMKLKDAQNGCGQLSGEPDSNSPEIEFLPPEAMDPGIAWYYIDLVHTTKPQRVLSARGCNMAFRRDIFYDRGLWFDERFRGSAVREESDFCLRLRQTGYEIWYDPEAHLVHLGEMSGGCHDISTRSLQYQVAFYHNHFLLALKNLTWNERLRLFSKLFDCHVLGNPPCYKEKSLQKTIVRGAFYGIGLLDAIATQIKSLWDDGQIYTRQDTVISASKSKVEVG, translated from the coding sequence ATGAATGTACCGTTAATTTCAGTAATTATCCCGACTTACGGTCGCGAAGTGGTGCTGCGCGATACGCTGATGGACGTTATCGAACAGGACTATCCAAACTATGAAGTTATCGTCGTCGATCAAACGCCTACCCATGAAGCGGAAACGGAAACGGTTTTGCAACAACTAGCCGATGCGGGCAAGATTCAATGGTTTCGCGTCAATTGGGCCAATCTCCCCGGGGCGCGTAATTATGCGGTGCGGCGCGCTAAGGGCGAGATTTTGTTGTTTATTGACGATGATGTCAAGTTGCCGCCGGGATATCTCCAGGCGCACGCGCGCAACTTCGTGGAGCGTCCGGAAGTCGGTGTGGTGGCGGGACGAGTATTCGATCGCATGAAATTGAAGGACGCACAAAATGGTTGCGGGCAGTTGTCCGGCGAACCGGATAGTAACTCGCCGGAAATCGAGTTTTTGCCGCCGGAGGCGATGGATCCGGGGATTGCTTGGTATTACATCGATCTCGTCCATACAACGAAACCGCAGCGGGTGTTGTCGGCGCGGGGCTGCAATATGGCGTTTCGCCGGGATATTTTTTACGATCGCGGGTTGTGGTTTGACGAGCGCTTTCGGGGAAGTGCGGTGCGAGAGGAATCGGATTTTTGCTTGCGCTTGCGACAAACGGGCTACGAGATTTGGTACGATCCCGAAGCGCATTTGGTGCATTTGGGCGAGATGAGCGGCGGCTGTCACGATATCAGTACGCGATCGCTACAATATCAAGTTGCTTTCTACCACAATCATTTTCTCCTCGCGTTAAAAAATTTAACCTGGAACGAACGCTTGCGCCTGTTTTCCAAGTTATTCGACTGCCACGTTCTGGGGAATCCGCCCTGTTACAAGGAAAAATCCTTGCAAAAAACAATCGTGCGCGGTGCATTTTATGGAATCGGTTTGTTAGATGCGATCGCGACTCAGATCAAATCGCTCTGGGATGACGGGCAAATTTACACGCGCCAAG